The sequence GCAGCACCTGCTCGGTGGCCGGTCCGATCCCGGGCAGCGCCCGTACCGGCATCGGCCCGAGCACCGCGCGCTCCTGCCCCGGCTCGATCAGCACCAGGCCGTCCGGCTTGGCCTGCTCGGAGGCGATCTTGGCCATCAGCTTGGAGCCGGCCACCCCGACCGAGGCGGTCAGCCCGGTCCGCTCCACGATGTCCGCACGCAGGTCCTCGGCCAGGGCCAGCAGCAGCCGCTCCCCCGTCCCGTGCTCCGCCTCGGCCAGCACGGGACCGTACGGACCGGCCTCGAGGTCGACGAAGGCCTCGTCCAGGCTGAGCGGCTGCACCAGCGGCGACAGCTCCCGCAGCAGCCCCATCACCAGCCCGCTGGCCCGCCGGTAGGCCTCGAAACGGCCGGCCAGGAAGGCCGCGTTCGGACAGAGCCGGCGCGCCTGCGCCATCGGCATGGCCGAGTGGACCCCGAACTTCCGCGCCTCGTAGGACGCCGTCGACACCACCCCGCGCCCGCCGAGCCCGCCCACGATCACCGGCTTGCCGCGCAGGCTCGGCTTGGCCGCCTGCTCCACCGCCGCGAAGAAGGCGTCCATGTCGAGGTGGATGATGCTCGGCAGTGACCGCACCCGCCGATCATGCCGCAAGGGTCCGACAACGTGTCCGAACCCGGCCGCCGGAGGTCAGCGCACCCCTGCGCCGACCTGGCCGTCGCCACCACCGGCCGTGCCGTCTCCGGCGCCACCGCCCGGGCCGGCCGCGCCCGCGTCCGCCAGCGCCTCCGGTATGCCCGGCTCGCGCGGCCCCAGGAACAGCGGGTCCGGCCGCAGCCAGGCGTTCAGCAGCGCCTTCCCGGCCCCCGGGACCTCCCGGAAGCCGCCGTACAGCCAGGTGAGGTCCTTGACCTCCGGCACACCCACCGCGTACGAGTCGATCCCCGCCGCCTCGCAGAGCGCCAGCGCCCGGCGGACGTGGAAGTCCTGACTCACCAGCACCGCCCGGTCCACCCCGAAGATCCGGTGCGCCCGGGTGCAGGAGTCCCAGGTGTCGAAGCCCGCGTAGTCGCCGACCACCCGCACCTCCGGCACCCCGTGCTCGACCAGGTACCGGCGCATCGCGTCGGTCTCGTCGTAGCTGGTCCGGCCGTTGTCGCCGGTCACCAGGATCGCCCGCACCTTCTGCCGCTCGTACAGCTCCACCGCCGCGTCCAGACGGTGCGCCAGGTACGGCGAGGGCTTCCCGTCGAACAGCCCGGCGCCGAACACCACCGCCACCGGCGCCGAGGGCGCGCTCGCCACCGTCCCCACCCGGTCGCCGGCCGAGATCCAGAGCCAGGCGCTCGGCGCGAGCGCCAGTGAGCAGCCGAGCGTCACCAGCTGGAACAGCCGCCGCTGGGCCGGTCGCCGGCGCAGCCGCCGGCCGAACCCCGCCGCCCTTCGCAGCACCAGCCCGGGGATGCCGGAACCCAACCGCACGTGCCCTCCCTCGTCTCGGCTCACCGGGCACGACGACGCCGTGGGCCCGGACGG comes from Streptomyces sp. TLI_053 and encodes:
- a CDS encoding ElyC/SanA/YdcF family protein, with translation MRRRPAQRRLFQLVTLGCSLALAPSAWLWISAGDRVGTVASAPSAPVAVVFGAGLFDGKPSPYLAHRLDAAVELYERQKVRAILVTGDNGRTSYDETDAMRRYLVEHGVPEVRVVGDYAGFDTWDSCTRAHRIFGVDRAVLVSQDFHVRRALALCEAAGIDSYAVGVPEVKDLTWLYGGFREVPGAGKALLNAWLRPDPLFLGPREPGIPEALADAGAAGPGGGAGDGTAGGGDGQVGAGVR